In the Caballeronia sp. LZ062 genome, one interval contains:
- a CDS encoding 3-ketoacyl-ACP reductase, which translates to MTKRVAYVTGGMGGIGTSICQRLHKDGFTVVAGCGPNSPRRVKWLEDQKALGFDFIASEGNVSDWESTKNAFDKVKAEVGEVDVLVNNAGITRDVVFRKMTHDDWTAVIDTNLTSLFNVTKQVIDGMVERGWGRVINISSVNGQKGQFGQTNYSTAKAGIHGFTMALAQEVATKGVTVNTVSPGYIGTDMVKSIRPEVLEKIVATIPVRRLGTPDEIGSIVAWLASEESGFSTGADFSLNGGLHMG; encoded by the coding sequence ATGACGAAGCGCGTAGCGTATGTAACGGGCGGGATGGGCGGCATCGGCACCAGCATTTGCCAGCGGCTGCACAAGGACGGCTTCACGGTCGTCGCGGGCTGCGGGCCGAATTCTCCGCGCCGGGTGAAGTGGCTCGAAGATCAGAAGGCGCTCGGTTTCGACTTCATTGCCTCCGAGGGCAACGTCAGCGATTGGGAATCGACCAAGAACGCGTTCGACAAGGTGAAGGCCGAAGTCGGCGAAGTCGACGTGCTCGTGAACAACGCGGGCATCACGCGCGACGTCGTGTTCCGCAAGATGACGCACGATGACTGGACCGCGGTCATCGACACGAACCTGACGAGCCTCTTCAACGTCACGAAGCAGGTGATCGACGGCATGGTCGAGCGCGGCTGGGGCCGCGTCATCAATATTTCGTCGGTGAACGGGCAGAAGGGCCAGTTCGGCCAGACGAACTATTCGACGGCCAAGGCCGGCATTCACGGCTTCACCATGGCGCTCGCGCAGGAAGTGGCGACCAAGGGCGTGACGGTCAACACGGTCTCGCCGGGCTACATCGGCACGGACATGGTGAAGTCCATTCGCCCGGAAGTGCTGGAGAAGATCGTCGCGACAATTCCGGTGCGGCGTCTCGGCACGCCGGACGAGATCGGCTCGATCGTCGCGTGGCTCGCGTCGGAGGAATCGGGTTTCTCCACCGGGGCGGATTTTTCGCTCAACGGTGGATTGCACATGGGCTGA
- a CDS encoding sugar kinase: protein MTPQTPHILALGEAMIEFNQSKRDEPAYLQGFGGDVSNFLIAAARQGAATGFVSAVGNDGFGQLLLDLWRAENVDTSAVRVDPDAPTGVYFVSHGPSGHRFDYLRAGSAASRYAPSHLPLDMIAAAKVVHLSGISLAIGASACDAAFAAIDHARINGVQVSFDTNLRLKLWPLARARAVMLEAIRRSDICLPSWDDVTVLTGHEDKDAIVDTLLALGPKIIAMKLGREGAYIATPDERRVVPGRVVNAVDATGAGDCFGGAFIARLVAGDDPFTAAHYANAAAALSTQGFGAVAPIPDRAAVERALA from the coding sequence ATGACCCCGCAAACGCCGCACATCCTCGCGCTCGGCGAGGCGATGATCGAGTTCAATCAGTCCAAGCGTGACGAGCCGGCGTATCTGCAAGGCTTCGGCGGCGACGTGTCGAATTTCCTGATTGCGGCGGCGCGGCAGGGCGCCGCGACCGGCTTCGTTTCGGCGGTCGGCAACGATGGTTTCGGGCAACTGCTGCTCGATCTGTGGCGCGCGGAGAACGTCGATACGTCCGCCGTTCGCGTCGATCCGGACGCGCCAACGGGCGTTTATTTCGTGTCTCACGGCCCGAGCGGGCATCGCTTCGACTATCTGCGCGCGGGGTCGGCGGCGAGCCGCTATGCGCCGTCGCATCTGCCGCTCGACATGATCGCGGCGGCGAAAGTGGTGCATCTGTCGGGTATCAGTCTCGCCATCGGCGCGAGCGCGTGCGATGCCGCGTTCGCCGCCATCGACCATGCGCGCATCAACGGCGTGCAGGTCAGCTTCGACACGAACCTGCGCTTGAAGCTCTGGCCGCTCGCCCGCGCCCGCGCGGTGATGCTCGAAGCGATCCGCCGGAGCGACATCTGCCTGCCGAGCTGGGACGACGTCACCGTGCTCACGGGCCACGAAGACAAAGACGCCATCGTCGACACGCTGCTCGCGCTCGGCCCGAAGATTATCGCGATGAAGCTCGGCCGCGAAGGCGCGTATATCGCGACTCCGGACGAGCGGCGCGTGGTGCCGGGCCGTGTCGTGAACGCGGTCGATGCGACCGGCGCGGGCGATTGCTTCGGCGGCGCATTCATCGCGCGGCTGGTTGCGGGCGACGATCCTTTCACTGCGGCGCACTACGCCAACGCGGCGGCGGCCTTGTCGACGCAGGGTTTCGGCGCGGTTGCGCCGATTCCAGACCGGGCGGCCGTCGAACGCGCGCTGGCGTGA
- the phaR gene encoding polyhydroxyalkanoate synthesis repressor PhaR, giving the protein MTTTTTTKKSAERLIKKYPNRRLYDTETSTYITLSDVKQLVLDQEDFKVLDAKSNDDLTRSILLQIILEEESGGLPMFSSVMLSQIIRFYGHAMQGMMGTYLEKNIQAFIDIQQKLSEQSKGIYDGNALNPEVWSQFMNMQAPMMQGMMTSYIEQSKNMFVQMQEQMQNQAKTMFNTFPFPTPTAPSGEKK; this is encoded by the coding sequence ATGACCACCACGACTACTACAAAGAAATCCGCCGAACGACTCATCAAAAAATATCCGAACCGGCGGCTCTATGACACGGAGACGAGCACCTACATCACGTTGTCCGACGTGAAGCAGCTCGTGCTCGATCAGGAAGACTTCAAGGTGCTCGACGCCAAGTCCAACGACGACCTGACGCGCAGCATACTCCTGCAGATCATTCTGGAAGAAGAGAGCGGCGGCCTGCCGATGTTCTCGTCCGTGATGCTCTCGCAGATCATCCGCTTCTACGGCCACGCCATGCAGGGCATGATGGGCACGTATCTGGAGAAGAACATCCAGGCGTTCATCGACATTCAGCAGAAGCTCTCCGAGCAGAGCAAGGGCATCTACGACGGCAACGCGCTCAACCCGGAAGTGTGGTCGCAGTTCATGAACATGCAGGCCCCGATGATGCAGGGCATGATGACGAGCTACATCGAGCAGTCGAAGAACATGTTCGTGCAGATGCAAGAGCAGATGCAGAATCAGGCGAAAACGATGTTCAACACGTTCCCGTTTCCGACACCGACTGCGCCGTCAGGAGAAAAGAAGTAG
- a CDS encoding cystathionine beta-lyase produces the protein MTDSSSKDRDLQTRIVQPNDRITPGFESFAVPVARASTVVFPDLATMRALVWSDDAKWRYGLHGTPTTIALAQRLAAIEGGDHALLQPSGLAAISNVYFGLVKAGDHVLVPDNAYSPNREHADWLAADFGLEVSYYDPMIGAGIADFIRPNTKLIWLEAPGSVTMEVQDVPAITTVARARGIVTAIDNTFSAGLAFKPFDHGVDISVQALTKYQSGGSDILMGATITRDVELHKKLKRARMRLGVGVSADDASLVARSLPSMKLRYGAHDRSALALARWLKTRPEVAAVLHPALDDCPGHAFFERDFSGGAGGLFSIVFDARYSAAQVDAFVEALELFSIGWSWGGAHSLAMPYNVRSMRTASQWPHEGVLVRLYVGLEDEADLRADIESAFGKALG, from the coding sequence ATGACCGATTCCAGCAGCAAGGACCGCGACCTGCAAACGCGCATCGTGCAGCCGAACGACCGCATCACGCCCGGCTTCGAGTCGTTCGCCGTGCCGGTGGCGCGGGCATCGACGGTCGTTTTTCCCGACCTGGCAACCATGCGCGCGCTCGTCTGGAGCGATGACGCCAAGTGGCGCTACGGTCTGCACGGCACGCCCACGACGATTGCGCTCGCGCAGCGGCTCGCGGCCATCGAGGGCGGCGATCATGCGCTCTTGCAGCCGTCCGGCCTCGCGGCGATTTCGAACGTGTACTTCGGCCTCGTCAAAGCGGGCGATCATGTGCTCGTGCCGGACAACGCCTATTCGCCGAATCGCGAACACGCGGACTGGCTCGCCGCCGATTTCGGTCTCGAAGTCAGCTACTACGATCCGATGATCGGCGCCGGCATCGCCGATTTCATCCGTCCGAACACGAAGCTCATCTGGCTCGAAGCGCCCGGCTCGGTCACGATGGAAGTGCAGGACGTGCCCGCTATTACCACGGTCGCGCGCGCACGCGGCATCGTGACCGCGATCGACAACACGTTCTCGGCAGGACTCGCGTTCAAGCCGTTCGATCACGGCGTCGATATCTCGGTGCAGGCGCTGACGAAGTATCAGTCGGGCGGCAGCGACATTCTGATGGGCGCAACGATCACGCGCGATGTCGAACTGCATAAGAAGCTCAAGCGCGCGCGGATGCGTCTGGGCGTAGGCGTGTCGGCGGACGATGCATCGCTCGTCGCGCGCAGCCTGCCTTCGATGAAACTGCGTTACGGAGCGCATGACCGCTCGGCGCTCGCGCTCGCACGCTGGCTCAAGACGCGTCCGGAAGTGGCGGCGGTCCTGCATCCGGCGCTGGACGATTGCCCCGGCCACGCGTTTTTCGAACGCGACTTTTCGGGCGGTGCGGGCGGATTGTTCTCGATCGTATTCGATGCCCGTTACAGTGCCGCTCAGGTCGATGCGTTCGTCGAGGCGCTCGAGTTGTTTTCCATCGGCTGGAGCTGGGGCGGCGCGCATAGCCTCGCGATGCCGTACAACGTGCGCTCGATGCGCACCGCGTCGCAATGGCCGCACGAAGGCGTGCTCGTGCGGCTGTACGTGGGTCTGGAAGACGAAGCGGACTTGCGCGCGGATATCGAATCCGCGTTCGGCAAGGCGCTCGGATAA
- the rimO gene encoding 30S ribosomal protein S12 methylthiotransferase RimO, with amino-acid sequence MVSLGCPKALVDSEQIITQLRAEGYQISGSYDGADLVVVNTCGFIDEAVQESLDAIGEALNENGKVIVTGCLGAKKSASGSGLIEEVHPKVLAVTGPHATNEVMNAVHAHLPKPHDPFVDLVPPAGIKLTPRHYAYLKISEGCNHRCTFCIIPSMRGDLVSRPVAEVMLEAENLFKSGVKELLVISQDTSAYGVDVKYRTGFWNGKPLKTRMTELVGALGELAAQYGAWVRLHYVYPYPSVDEVIPMMAEGPLKGHVLPYLDVPFQHAHPEVLKRMKRPANAEKVLERVKAWRAMCPDLTIRSTFIAGFPGETEEQFQTLLDFIEEADLDRVGCFAYSPVEGATANELDGALPDELREERRARFMELAEELSAKRMKKKVGKTLKVLVDEISAEGGIGRTAADAPEIDGVVYIAPPTKASKRYKAGDFVSVKITGADGHDLWGEV; translated from the coding sequence ATGGTCAGCCTCGGCTGCCCGAAAGCCCTCGTCGATTCGGAGCAGATCATCACCCAGTTGCGCGCCGAGGGTTATCAAATCTCCGGCAGCTATGACGGCGCCGACCTCGTCGTCGTCAACACGTGCGGCTTTATCGACGAAGCCGTGCAGGAAAGCCTCGACGCCATCGGCGAGGCGCTCAACGAAAACGGCAAGGTCATCGTGACCGGCTGCCTCGGCGCGAAAAAGAGCGCGAGCGGCAGCGGGCTCATCGAAGAAGTGCATCCGAAGGTGCTGGCCGTCACCGGCCCGCACGCGACCAACGAAGTGATGAACGCGGTCCACGCGCACTTGCCGAAGCCGCACGATCCGTTCGTCGATCTCGTGCCGCCCGCCGGCATCAAGCTCACGCCGCGCCACTACGCGTATCTCAAGATTTCCGAAGGCTGCAACCACCGTTGCACGTTCTGCATCATTCCGTCGATGCGCGGCGATCTCGTTTCGCGTCCCGTCGCGGAAGTGATGCTCGAAGCCGAGAATCTCTTCAAGTCGGGCGTGAAGGAACTCCTCGTCATCTCGCAGGACACGAGCGCGTATGGCGTCGACGTGAAGTACCGCACGGGTTTCTGGAACGGCAAGCCGCTCAAGACGCGCATGACGGAACTCGTCGGTGCGCTGGGCGAACTGGCCGCGCAGTACGGCGCGTGGGTCCGCCTGCACTACGTGTATCCGTATCCGAGCGTCGATGAAGTCATCCCGATGATGGCGGAAGGCCCGCTCAAGGGGCACGTCTTGCCGTATCTCGACGTGCCGTTCCAGCACGCGCATCCCGAAGTGCTCAAGCGCATGAAGCGCCCGGCCAACGCCGAAAAGGTGCTGGAGCGCGTGAAGGCCTGGCGCGCCATGTGCCCGGATCTGACGATTCGCAGCACGTTCATCGCGGGCTTTCCGGGCGAGACGGAAGAGCAGTTCCAGACGCTGCTCGACTTCATCGAGGAAGCGGATCTGGATCGCGTCGGCTGCTTCGCGTATTCGCCAGTCGAAGGCGCCACCGCCAACGAGCTCGACGGCGCGCTGCCCGACGAGCTGCGCGAGGAACGCCGCGCGCGTTTCATGGAACTGGCCGAGGAACTGTCGGCGAAGCGCATGAAGAAGAAGGTCGGCAAGACGCTGAAAGTGCTGGTCGATGAAATCAGCGCGGAAGGCGGAATCGGGCGCACGGCAGCGGATGCGCCGGAAATCGACGGCGTCGTGTATATCGCGCCGCCGACGAAGGCGTCGAAGCGCTACAAGGCGGGCGACTTCGTTTCGGTGAAGATCACGGGCGCGGACGGCCACGATCTCTGGGGCGAGGTCTGA
- the bktB gene encoding beta-ketothiolase BktB: MEREVVVASGVRTAIGDFGGALKDFTPTDLGARVVREALSRANVAGEEVGHVVFGNVIQTEPRDMYLARVAALDGGVSQHAPALTVNRLCGSGLQAIVSAAQSILLGDADIAIGGGAESMSRAPYVMPAARFGQRMGDARVVDMMLGALNDPFHKIHMGVTAENVANKYGITREAQDALALESHRRAANAIEAGYFKEQILPITLASKKGDTVFDRDEHVRMNATAEDFAKLKPVFAKENGTVTAGNASGINDAAAAVVLMERGVAEKRGARPLARLVAYAHAGVDPTIMGIGPVPATRKVLERAGLSVDDLDVIEANEAFAAQACAVTQELRLDPAKVNPNGSGISLGHPIGATGALITVKALYELQRIGGRYALVTMCIGGGQGIAAIFERI; encoded by the coding sequence ATGGAACGCGAAGTGGTGGTGGCAAGCGGCGTGCGCACGGCAATCGGCGATTTCGGCGGCGCGCTCAAGGATTTCACGCCGACCGATCTCGGCGCGCGCGTGGTGCGCGAGGCGCTGTCCCGCGCGAACGTCGCGGGCGAGGAAGTCGGACACGTCGTGTTCGGCAACGTGATCCAGACCGAGCCGCGCGACATGTATCTCGCGCGCGTCGCGGCGCTCGACGGCGGCGTGTCGCAGCACGCGCCCGCGCTCACCGTCAACCGGCTGTGCGGCTCGGGCTTGCAGGCGATCGTCTCCGCCGCGCAGTCGATTCTGCTCGGCGATGCGGATATTGCCATCGGTGGCGGCGCGGAAAGCATGAGCCGCGCGCCTTACGTGATGCCCGCCGCGCGCTTCGGTCAGCGCATGGGCGATGCCCGCGTCGTCGACATGATGCTCGGCGCGCTGAACGACCCGTTCCACAAGATTCACATGGGCGTGACGGCGGAGAACGTCGCGAACAAGTACGGCATCACGCGCGAGGCGCAGGACGCGCTCGCGCTGGAATCGCACCGTCGCGCGGCCAACGCCATCGAAGCCGGTTATTTCAAGGAGCAGATTCTGCCGATCACGCTGGCATCGAAGAAGGGCGACACCGTCTTCGACCGCGACGAGCATGTGCGCATGAACGCGACGGCGGAAGACTTCGCGAAGCTGAAGCCGGTCTTCGCGAAGGAGAACGGCACGGTGACGGCGGGCAACGCGTCCGGCATCAACGACGCGGCGGCGGCCGTCGTGCTGATGGAGCGCGGCGTGGCCGAGAAGCGCGGCGCGCGGCCTCTCGCGCGGCTCGTCGCTTACGCGCACGCGGGCGTCGATCCGACGATCATGGGCATCGGTCCTGTGCCGGCCACGCGCAAGGTGCTGGAGCGCGCGGGCCTCTCCGTCGACGATCTCGACGTGATCGAAGCCAACGAGGCGTTCGCCGCGCAAGCCTGCGCGGTCACGCAGGAACTGCGGCTCGATCCCGCGAAGGTGAACCCGAACGGCTCGGGCATTTCGCTCGGACATCCGATTGGCGCGACCGGCGCGCTCATCACGGTGAAGGCGCTGTACGAACTGCAGCGCATCGGCGGGCGGTATGCGCTCGTGACCATGTGCATCGGCGGCGGGCAGGGCATCGCGGCGATTTTCGAGCGTATCTGA